Proteins from a single region of Streptomyces spectabilis:
- a CDS encoding bifunctional GNAT family N-acetyltransferase/acetate--CoA ligase family protein, with translation MASRTAPSSPAPRTATGGSTHALLADGTTVRIRFAGPDDHDAALRLYETMTPEQLRFRFFVASFRSATQAAARLRQCAAPGGSVPVRGGRSGYRALLAEHDGHLIGIAEYEPTEGDSPAPGQVTADIALAVADHWHHRGVGTLLLEHMVSAARADGITAFTADALAENHEVLKVFADLGLSTARHFDGSEVRCVVQLDQTDSYLTSVEARGRTADVASLRPLLRPESVVVIGVGRKPGSVGRAVLRNLRTGGFQGRVFAVNPHSAMVLGIHAHPSVDALPQVPDLAVLAVPAAQVPSAAEECGKLGVRALLTLSSGLDAAQARALLDTCRTHGMRLVGPNCLGLANTEEDISLDATFAATHPTPGTAGVAVQSGGVGIALLSGLARLGVGVSSFVSLGDKYDVSGNDLLQWWECDGTTDLAVLHLESFGNPRAFSRTARRVTRKLPILTVDAGRTEAGRAAAASHTAAAATGTMTRRALFAQAGITATDSVSELLEAAALLHSQPLPSGPRIAVVTNAGGAGVLAADACAEAGLSLPPLSDQLVEDVLDVLPDGASAVNPIDATAAVSEEQLSACVDRVAASGCVDAVLVALVPTAVAAATGDVLVRSLTHAPDRRRDKTVAAVLVDQEQPVRLLPAAAGTVPAYAEPQAAARALAHAVARGRWLARPPGTVPELDGVDAPRARAAVEAYLDRHPEGGWLGPGECAELMDCYGIPQLPWAWAETEDDAVLAAERLKGPDGLVVLKAHWPGLLHKADQRALHLDLRGDSQVRAAYRDLETRFGHLMTGVVIQPLAPRGTELFAGVVQDEVFGPLVLSGLGGTATEVLADHAARLAPLTDHDVHDLITAPRCAPLLFGHGGGGPVDLRGIEQLLLRLSRLASDLPQLAEADLNPVLARPERITALDVRIRLLPRRSQDPYLRQLRRLR, from the coding sequence ATGGCCAGCAGGACCGCTCCCAGCTCTCCCGCTCCCCGCACGGCGACGGGCGGCTCCACGCACGCCCTGCTGGCAGACGGCACGACGGTACGCATCCGGTTCGCGGGACCGGACGACCACGACGCGGCGCTGCGCCTGTACGAGACGATGACCCCGGAGCAACTGCGGTTCAGGTTCTTCGTGGCCAGCTTCCGTTCGGCCACGCAGGCAGCGGCGCGCCTGCGGCAGTGCGCCGCACCGGGCGGCTCCGTGCCTGTGAGGGGCGGCCGTTCGGGCTACCGCGCGCTCCTCGCCGAACACGACGGGCACCTCATCGGGATCGCCGAGTACGAACCCACCGAGGGCGACTCTCCGGCACCGGGACAGGTCACCGCCGACATCGCCCTGGCCGTCGCCGACCACTGGCACCACCGAGGTGTCGGCACCCTCCTGCTGGAGCACATGGTCTCAGCCGCCCGTGCCGACGGGATCACCGCCTTCACCGCCGACGCGCTCGCCGAGAACCACGAGGTCCTCAAGGTCTTCGCGGACCTCGGCCTGAGCACCGCACGACACTTCGACGGCAGCGAAGTGCGATGTGTCGTCCAACTCGATCAGACCGACAGCTACTTGACGTCCGTCGAGGCTCGCGGACGCACCGCCGACGTGGCGAGTCTGCGTCCGCTGCTGCGTCCGGAGTCCGTGGTCGTCATCGGAGTCGGCCGCAAACCGGGTTCGGTGGGCCGAGCCGTGTTGCGCAACCTGCGCACCGGCGGCTTCCAGGGCCGGGTGTTCGCCGTCAACCCGCACTCCGCCATGGTCCTGGGCATCCACGCCCACCCCAGTGTGGACGCGCTGCCCCAGGTCCCGGACCTCGCCGTCCTGGCCGTGCCCGCGGCCCAGGTCCCCAGCGCCGCCGAGGAGTGCGGCAAGCTCGGCGTACGAGCCCTGCTCACCCTCTCCTCCGGCCTGGACGCCGCCCAGGCGAGGGCCCTCCTGGACACCTGCCGCACCCACGGCATGCGCCTCGTCGGGCCCAACTGCCTGGGCCTGGCCAACACCGAGGAGGACATCAGCCTGGACGCCACCTTCGCCGCCACCCACCCCACCCCCGGCACTGCCGGAGTGGCCGTGCAGTCCGGCGGCGTGGGCATCGCGCTGCTCAGCGGACTCGCCCGGCTCGGCGTCGGCGTGTCCAGCTTCGTCTCGCTCGGCGACAAGTACGACGTGAGCGGCAACGACCTGCTGCAGTGGTGGGAGTGCGACGGAACCACTGACCTGGCGGTGCTGCACCTGGAGTCGTTCGGGAACCCGCGTGCCTTCTCCCGCACCGCGCGGCGCGTGACCCGGAAGCTGCCCATCCTGACGGTCGACGCCGGGCGCACCGAGGCGGGCCGCGCCGCCGCCGCATCGCACACCGCGGCGGCCGCCACCGGGACCATGACGCGCCGGGCACTGTTCGCCCAGGCCGGGATCACCGCGACCGACTCCGTCTCCGAACTCCTCGAAGCCGCCGCCCTCCTGCACTCTCAGCCGCTGCCGTCGGGACCCCGGATCGCCGTGGTCACCAACGCGGGCGGAGCCGGAGTGCTGGCCGCCGACGCCTGCGCAGAGGCCGGACTGAGCCTCCCGCCACTGAGCGATCAGCTCGTCGAGGACGTACTCGACGTGCTTCCTGACGGCGCGAGCGCCGTGAACCCCATCGACGCCACCGCCGCGGTCAGCGAGGAGCAGTTGAGTGCCTGCGTCGACCGCGTCGCGGCGAGCGGGTGCGTCGACGCGGTCCTGGTGGCGCTCGTGCCCACCGCGGTCGCCGCGGCGACCGGCGACGTCCTCGTCCGGTCCCTCACCCACGCCCCGGACCGGCGTCGTGACAAGACGGTCGCCGCGGTGCTCGTCGACCAGGAGCAGCCGGTACGGCTGCTGCCCGCCGCCGCAGGTACCGTACCCGCGTACGCCGAGCCGCAGGCGGCTGCCCGCGCCCTGGCCCACGCGGTCGCGCGCGGCCGGTGGCTGGCCCGGCCGCCCGGCACAGTGCCCGAGCTCGACGGCGTGGACGCGCCCCGTGCCCGCGCGGCCGTCGAGGCCTACCTCGACCGGCACCCCGAAGGCGGCTGGCTCGGCCCGGGGGAGTGCGCCGAACTCATGGACTGCTACGGCATTCCCCAACTGCCCTGGGCCTGGGCCGAGACCGAGGACGACGCCGTACTCGCCGCCGAACGTCTCAAGGGCCCGGACGGGCTCGTCGTCCTCAAGGCGCACTGGCCGGGCCTGCTGCACAAGGCGGACCAGCGTGCGCTCCACCTCGACCTGCGCGGCGACTCCCAGGTCCGCGCCGCCTACCGGGACCTGGAGACCCGCTTCGGGCACCTGATGACCGGCGTGGTCATCCAGCCGCTCGCCCCGCGCGGCACCGAGCTGTTCGCTGGCGTCGTCCAGGACGAGGTCTTCGGGCCGCTGGTTCTCTCCGGCCTCGGCGGCACCGCCACCGAGGTCCTGGCCGACCACGCAGCCCGGCTCGCGCCGCTCACCGACCACGACGTGCACGACCTGATCACCGCGCCGCGCTGCGCGCCGCTGCTCTTCGGACACGGCGGTGGCGGCCCGGTCGACCTGCGAGGCATCGAACAACTGCTGCTGCGGCTCTCGCGGCTCGCGAGCGACCTGCCGCAACTCGCCGAGGCCGACCTCAACCCGGTCCTGGCCAGGCCCGAGCGGATCACCGCCCTGGACGTGCGGATCCGGCTGCTGCCGCGCCGCTCCCAAGACCCCTACCTGCGACAACTACGACGACTCCGCTGA
- a CDS encoding CBS domain-containing protein produces the protein MKHSKVGSVMTRDVVTAGYGTPFKEVARLLASHRISGLPVVDADGQVIGVLSETDLMIRQAEAEDPYAPAPAVRWHKLLPGARRAAAKAHARMAGQLMSQPARTVHADDTIVEAARTMARHRVERLPVVDDEERLVGIVTRRDLLQVFLRPDAEIRREVVQQVLVDTLWLAPHTLTVDVLDGVVTLCGQLERRSEVSVAVRMTQQTDGVVAVVDKLTYRYDDSHLRPTDEALKGVADDWLRKL, from the coding sequence ATGAAGCACAGCAAGGTCGGCTCGGTCATGACACGTGACGTCGTCACCGCCGGGTACGGCACCCCGTTCAAGGAAGTGGCCCGTCTCCTCGCCAGCCACCGCATCAGCGGCCTGCCGGTGGTCGACGCCGACGGACAGGTCATCGGAGTGCTCTCCGAGACCGACCTCATGATCCGGCAGGCGGAGGCCGAGGACCCGTACGCGCCTGCCCCCGCAGTTCGCTGGCACAAGCTGCTGCCGGGCGCGCGCAGGGCCGCGGCGAAGGCCCACGCCCGCATGGCCGGACAGCTGATGTCACAGCCGGCCCGCACCGTGCACGCCGACGACACCATCGTCGAGGCCGCCCGCACCATGGCCAGGCACCGCGTCGAACGGCTGCCGGTCGTGGACGACGAGGAACGGCTCGTCGGCATCGTGACCCGCCGCGACCTGCTCCAGGTCTTCCTGCGGCCCGACGCGGAGATCCGCCGCGAAGTCGTCCAGCAGGTCTTGGTGGACACGCTGTGGCTGGCTCCCCACACCCTCACCGTGGACGTCCTCGACGGCGTGGTGACTCTGTGCGGACAGCTGGAACGGCGCAGCGAGGTGTCCGTGGCCGTGCGCATGACCCAGCAGACGGACGGCGTCGTCGCCGTCGTCGACAAGCTCACCTACCGCTACGACGACTCCCATCTGCGGCCCACCGACGAAGCGCTCAAGGGCGTCGCCGACGACTGGCTGCGCAAGCTGTGA
- a CDS encoding flavodoxin domain-containing protein, protein MAPTVLVAYGSTYGSTAELARRAGDVLREAGLTTEVRSAGSVRDLTPYRAVVLGGALYAGRWQRDARRFARRHRRALARLPLWLFSSGPLDSSAARRNLPPPPSVRRLVHSLGAREHMTFGGRLDARADGRLARMIVKSGEGGDFRDFDAVSTWAESIARQLVPAEESRG, encoded by the coding sequence ATGGCACCGACCGTTCTCGTCGCCTATGGATCGACGTACGGTTCGACCGCTGAACTGGCCCGGAGGGCCGGCGACGTGCTCCGCGAGGCAGGGCTGACCACCGAGGTGCGGTCCGCCGGTTCGGTACGGGACCTGACGCCGTACCGAGCGGTGGTCCTCGGCGGCGCGCTGTACGCCGGGCGGTGGCAGCGCGACGCCCGCCGCTTCGCACGCCGTCACCGGCGGGCCCTGGCCCGGCTCCCGCTGTGGCTGTTCAGCAGCGGCCCGCTGGACTCCTCGGCCGCGCGGCGGAACCTTCCGCCGCCGCCCTCGGTGCGGCGCCTGGTGCACAGCCTCGGTGCCCGCGAGCACATGACGTTCGGCGGGCGGCTCGACGCACGGGCCGACGGCCGGCTCGCGCGGATGATCGTCAAGTCCGGCGAGGGTGGCGACTTCCGCGACTTCGACGCGGTGTCCACCTGGGCGGAGAGCATCGCGCGGCAACTCGTGCCTGCGGAAGAGAGCAGGGGGTGA
- a CDS encoding CBS domain-containing protein, producing the protein MPDTPRTAPESPEALPTHSPYTVSDVMTHTSIAVGRDAPFKEVVELIEQWKISALPVLEGEGRVIGVVSEADLLPKEELRDTDPTRYDVLRRLSDMVKAGAVTAGELMSSPAVTVHADATLAEAARIMARRRVKRLPVVDESGLLQGVVSRSDLLKVFLRADVDIAEEVRSSVLAPLPASSGVEVRVHQGIVTLAGTLRDKALVPVLARAARAVEGVVDIRLDLSHP; encoded by the coding sequence ATGCCTGACACCCCACGCACCGCCCCAGAGTCCCCCGAGGCGCTGCCCACGCACTCGCCGTACACCGTCAGCGACGTGATGACGCACACCAGCATCGCCGTGGGCCGCGATGCCCCCTTCAAGGAAGTCGTCGAACTCATCGAGCAGTGGAAGATCAGCGCCCTGCCCGTCCTCGAAGGTGAAGGCCGCGTCATCGGCGTCGTGTCCGAAGCGGACCTGCTGCCCAAGGAGGAGCTCCGGGACACCGACCCCACCCGCTACGACGTGCTGCGCCGCCTGTCCGACATGGTCAAGGCAGGTGCGGTCACCGCGGGCGAGCTGATGTCGAGCCCCGCTGTCACTGTCCATGCCGATGCCACCCTCGCCGAAGCCGCCCGGATCATGGCACGGCGCCGGGTCAAGCGACTGCCCGTCGTCGACGAGTCCGGCCTGCTACAAGGCGTGGTGAGCCGCAGCGACCTGCTCAAGGTCTTCCTCCGCGCGGACGTGGACATCGCCGAGGAGGTCCGCAGCAGCGTGCTCGCGCCGCTGCCCGCCTCGTCCGGAGTCGAGGTCCGCGTGCATCAGGGCATCGTCACGCTCGCCGGTACGCTGCGAGACAAGGCGCTCGTACCAGTGCTCGCCCGGGCGGCCCGCGCGGTCGAGGGCGTCGTCGACATCCGTCTCGATCTGTCCCATCCGTGA
- a CDS encoding TetR/AcrR family transcriptional regulator, with translation MTFQRARTDEQRSQRRRQILDTAAAMLTEMPVAKLSLNELSRRVGLAKANVLRYFDSREAVLLDLLDTEIQSWITELERAQPGGEGTARERGDQLADLLATSMTRRPVLCDLLSAQGAVLEHNISAETGIRHKRAARTSLKDLVQLVLRHLPELGTEGAAALVETTLLMAMTAWQCSRPSEAMLAVYASDPELASMRLDFTDLVRRTTAVTASGLLARHEAPNNAVPAS, from the coding sequence GTGACATTCCAACGTGCCCGCACCGACGAACAGCGCAGCCAGCGGCGGCGTCAGATCCTGGACACCGCGGCGGCGATGCTGACCGAGATGCCGGTCGCGAAGCTGAGCCTGAACGAACTGAGCCGCCGCGTCGGCCTGGCCAAGGCGAACGTGCTCCGCTACTTCGACTCGCGCGAAGCGGTCCTGCTCGACCTGCTCGATACCGAGATCCAGTCCTGGATCACCGAACTGGAGCGAGCACAGCCGGGCGGCGAGGGCACAGCGCGAGAACGCGGGGACCAGCTGGCCGACCTGCTGGCCACCTCGATGACGCGGCGGCCCGTGCTGTGCGACCTGCTGAGCGCGCAGGGCGCCGTACTGGAGCACAACATCTCTGCCGAGACCGGCATCCGCCACAAGCGCGCCGCCCGCACATCACTGAAGGACCTGGTCCAGCTCGTCCTGCGCCACCTTCCCGAACTCGGCACCGAGGGCGCCGCCGCACTGGTGGAAACGACTTTGTTGATGGCCATGACAGCCTGGCAGTGCAGCCGCCCCTCGGAGGCGATGCTGGCGGTCTACGCCTCCGACCCCGAACTGGCCTCCATGCGTCTGGACTTCACCGACCTCGTCCGCCGGACCACGGCAGTGACGGCCTCCGGCCTGCTGGCCCGACACGAAGCACCGAACAACGCCGTCCCGGCCTCCTGA
- a CDS encoding SDR family oxidoreductase — protein sequence MYQVPDQRGKVAVVTGANSGTGKEAAKRLAGAGAHVVLAVRTPAKGEQARNEILAAHPGARVEVRRLDLASLSSVREFTDGLATEGKPLDLLLNNAGVMNVPRRTETDDGFELQLGSNFLGPFALTVQLLPLLLAAPAPRVATMSSGTANRARISFDDLQSTRAYSPTRAYAQSKLADLLMMIHLADLAAQHAWPLLSAGAHPGYTRTNLMTSGPTLNGGRPGRLESLLYKIVPSQGPEQGAEPLLYAATDPAATPGGYYGPRWSMVGPTKAAPLPRSARDKTAAARLWTVAERLTGVSIQTQRL from the coding sequence ATGTACCAGGTTCCTGACCAGCGCGGAAAGGTCGCCGTGGTGACCGGCGCGAACAGCGGCACCGGCAAGGAGGCCGCCAAGCGGCTGGCCGGAGCGGGGGCCCACGTCGTCCTCGCGGTGCGCACGCCGGCCAAAGGCGAGCAGGCCCGGAACGAGATCCTCGCCGCACACCCCGGCGCCCGGGTGGAGGTCCGCCGCCTGGACCTGGCCAGCCTGTCCTCGGTCCGCGAGTTCACCGACGGCCTGGCCACCGAGGGCAAGCCACTGGATCTGCTGTTGAACAACGCCGGCGTGATGAACGTGCCCCGGCGCACGGAGACCGACGACGGCTTCGAGCTGCAGCTGGGCAGCAACTTCCTCGGCCCGTTCGCCCTCACCGTCCAGCTCCTGCCCCTGCTGCTGGCCGCTCCCGCCCCGCGGGTCGCCACGATGAGCAGCGGCACCGCCAACCGGGCACGCATCAGCTTCGACGACCTGCAGTCCACCCGCGCCTACAGCCCCACCCGGGCCTACGCCCAGTCCAAGCTCGCCGACCTGCTGATGATGATCCACCTGGCCGACCTCGCCGCGCAGCACGCCTGGCCGCTGCTGTCGGCCGGTGCGCACCCCGGCTACACCCGCACCAACCTGATGACCTCCGGCCCCACCCTGAACGGCGGCCGACCCGGCCGGCTCGAATCGCTGCTGTACAAGATCGTGCCGTCCCAGGGACCGGAACAGGGAGCAGAACCGCTGCTGTACGCGGCCACCGACCCCGCCGCCACACCCGGCGGCTACTACGGTCCGCGCTGGTCCATGGTCGGCCCCACCAAGGCCGCCCCCCTGCCGCGCAGTGCTCGGGACAAGACCGCCGCAGCACGCCTGTGGACCGTGGCCGAACGACTCACAGGGGTCTCCATCCAGACCCAGCGACTGTAA
- a CDS encoding transposase, protein MVTELHGERLPEWIESARAAADLLSLSRFAQHLERDLDAVIAGLTQPWNSGVVEGHVNRIILWNQRCQAVCLCITSR, encoded by the coding sequence ATGGTCACCGAGCTGCACGGCGAGCGGCTGCCGGAGTGGATCGAATCTGCCCGAGCCGCCGCCGACCTGCTCAGCCTCAGCCGGTTCGCCCAGCACCTCGAACGCGACCTCGATGCGGTCATCGCCGGCCTCACCCAGCCGTGGAACTCGGGTGTCGTCGAAGGCCACGTCAACCGGATCATTCTGTGGAATCAGCGATGTCAAGCCGTGTGCTTGTGCATCACGTCGAGGTAG
- a CDS encoding IS630 family transposase yields the protein MASTDPEFIAKMHRVLALYDTPLVDGRVICVDDFGPLNLMPRKGKAWGPVRRPRRLRATYRRTAGVRHMLASLDLATGKVYYRIRPRNRWREFLDLLKALRARWPGEKLYVVLDNFSPHKHAKVRAWVAGNGIERVFLPTYGSWLNWIEAEFAALRYFALNGTDHRSHDEQNAAIAAYIR from the coding sequence GTGGCGTCCACCGACCCGGAGTTCATCGCCAAGATGCACCGCGTCCTGGCGCTGTACGACACTCCGCTCGTCGACGGGCGGGTGATATGCGTCGACGATTTCGGGCCGCTGAACCTGATGCCCCGCAAGGGCAAGGCATGGGGGCCCGTCAGGCGTCCACGAAGGCTCCGTGCCACCTACCGGCGCACCGCCGGCGTGAGGCACATGCTCGCCTCCCTCGACCTGGCCACCGGCAAGGTGTACTACCGCATCCGCCCACGCAATCGGTGGCGGGAGTTCCTCGACCTCCTCAAAGCCCTGCGCGCCCGCTGGCCCGGGGAGAAGTTGTATGTGGTGCTGGACAACTTCTCCCCGCACAAGCACGCCAAGGTCCGCGCCTGGGTGGCCGGCAACGGCATCGAGCGGGTATTCCTGCCGACCTACGGCTCATGGCTGAATTGGATCGAGGCCGAGTTCGCGGCCCTGCGCTACTTCGCACTCAACGGCACCGACCACCGCAGCCACGACGAGCAGAACGCCGCCATCGCCGCCTACATCCGCTGA
- a CDS encoding GNAT family N-acetyltransferase, with product MVITWRRVAEGDLGVLREWLMQPHVARWWSHDTSMEAVARDFGPATRGEEPSEDLLVMLDDTPVALVQRCRFADYPDYLAEVAGQVELPDTAVTIDYLLGDPARVGQGLGPRIIRAIVAATWTDYPDASAVVVPVHAANRASWRALEKAGLLRIGTADLAPDHPDDDRTHYVYRIDRPVGETGTTALADCG from the coding sequence ATGGTGATCACGTGGCGGAGGGTGGCCGAGGGGGACCTCGGGGTGTTGCGGGAGTGGCTCATGCAACCGCATGTGGCCCGCTGGTGGAGCCACGACACCTCCATGGAGGCGGTCGCGCGGGACTTCGGGCCGGCGACGCGCGGCGAAGAGCCGTCCGAGGATCTTCTGGTCATGCTGGACGACACGCCGGTCGCCTTGGTCCAACGGTGCCGGTTCGCGGACTACCCCGACTACCTCGCGGAGGTGGCCGGCCAGGTCGAACTCCCCGACACGGCGGTCACGATCGACTACCTGCTCGGCGACCCTGCACGGGTGGGGCAGGGACTGGGGCCCCGCATCATCCGGGCGATCGTGGCGGCCACATGGACCGACTATCCGGACGCGTCCGCCGTCGTCGTCCCGGTCCATGCCGCCAACCGTGCGTCATGGCGAGCCTTGGAGAAGGCCGGACTGCTCAGGATCGGCACCGCCGACCTGGCCCCTGACCATCCGGACGACGACCGCACCCATTACGTCTATCGCATCGACAGGCCCGTCGGCGAAACCGGCACGACAGCCCTGGCTGACTGCGGCTGA